In Dehalobacter sp., the following proteins share a genomic window:
- a CDS encoding TetR/AcrR family transcriptional regulator, with amino-acid sequence MNLLIHRKESIILTTIDLIDKYGIHQISTREIAKKQNITEGAIYKHFKSKNELMLGVLDYFSQYDSDLFLTAQQKETTEESIIFLVESLSSYYENYPSITAVLLSLEIMRYDETLKSKVEDIYSTWSVFFKKIIQKGQETGEIPPKLSSEMLTDIIIGTCVALCARWRLQQYSFSLRGKCLEAINTILGSFIQDKINPQRRESID; translated from the coding sequence ATGAATTTACTAATACATCGCAAAGAAAGCATCATCCTGACGACAATTGATCTGATCGATAAATACGGCATACACCAAATTTCGACACGGGAGATTGCAAAGAAGCAGAATATCACCGAGGGAGCCATCTATAAGCATTTTAAAAGCAAAAATGAATTGATGCTTGGCGTTCTGGATTATTTCTCGCAGTATGACAGCGACCTGTTCCTTACGGCCCAGCAGAAAGAAACCACGGAAGAATCAATTATTTTTCTTGTCGAATCACTTTCTTCGTATTACGAAAATTATCCGTCAATCACCGCAGTACTTCTATCTTTGGAAATTATGCGCTATGACGAAACGTTAAAATCAAAAGTCGAAGACATTTATTCAACGTGGTCTGTTTTTTTCAAGAAAATTATTCAGAAAGGCCAGGAGACAGGGGAAATACCTCCGAAACTATCGAGTGAGATGCTGACTGATATTATTATCGGGACCTGCGTAGCGCTCTGCGCAAGGTGGAGACTACAGCAGTATTCTTTCTCTTTACGGGGAAAATGCCTGGAGGCAATTAACACGATCCTTGGTTCTTTCATTCAAGACAAGATTAATCCTCAAAGGAGGGAGTCCATTGATTAA
- a CDS encoding Gx transporter family protein produces MEYVKNVISTKKLAVIAILVAQASVLHYLESMFPNPLPIPGVKLGLANIITLVALVVFDFKTALQITVLRTVLGSLLSGTLFGMGFFMSFLGAVAAAVIMAVLLHFFAGLSMVGISVAGAVAHNLGQLAMAALVLRFSGIFFYLPVMLLFSVPTGIITGIMINGLVKYIKATNRFNNLLDDT; encoded by the coding sequence ATGGAATATGTCAAAAATGTGATATCAACAAAGAAACTGGCTGTTATTGCCATTCTCGTGGCGCAAGCCTCCGTTCTTCATTATCTTGAGAGTATGTTCCCTAATCCGCTGCCTATACCGGGAGTGAAGCTGGGCTTGGCCAATATTATTACGTTGGTGGCTTTGGTCGTATTTGACTTTAAGACGGCCCTGCAGATTACCGTACTACGGACAGTCCTCGGCTCTCTGCTCAGTGGGACCTTATTCGGCATGGGTTTTTTTATGAGCTTTTTAGGCGCTGTTGCAGCTGCGGTCATCATGGCGGTGCTGTTGCATTTTTTTGCAGGTCTAAGTATGGTTGGCATCAGTGTAGCAGGGGCTGTAGCCCATAATCTTGGGCAATTGGCCATGGCAGCCTTGGTTTTAAGGTTTTCAGGGATCTTTTTCTACTTGCCTGTTATGTTGCTGTTTTCAGTGCCTACCGGAATCATAACCGGAATTATGATTAACGGACTCGTGAAATATATAAAGGCAACAAACCGGTTTAATAACCTGCTTGACGACACGTAA